One Longimicrobium sp. genomic window, GGGCCGCGGATCCTTACGATCTGACACGCGTGACGAGTTTCCGGCACCGGCGCCCACAGGCGCCGGTGCCGTTCCAAGCCTTGCGGAATCGCCGAAATCTGGTTACGTTCTCAGGCTTACGTTCTTTCAGGATACACAGGCGAGGCGAACATGAAGGTCCGCGCGAGCGTGAAGCCGATCTGCGAGCACTGCAAGGTGATCAAGCGGCGGGGCGTCATCCGCATCATCTGCAAGAAGAACCCGCGGCACAAGCAGCGCCAGGGCTAATCCCAGACTCGGCCAGACAGGAGAACAGCAGGATGGCTCGTATCGCAGGCGTCGATCTGCCGCGTGAAAAGCGCGTCGAGATCGGCCTTACGTACATCTTCGGGATCGGCCGCGCCACGTCGCGCCGCATCCTGGGCGAGGCGGGGATCAACCCCGACACGCGCGTGCACGCCCTCAACGACGAGGACGTGAACAAGCTGCGCCGCATCATCGACGCGAACATTCGCGTGGAGGGTGCGCTGCGCTCGGAAGTCTCGCGCAACATCAAGCGCCTGATGGACATCGGCTCGTATCGGGGGCTTCGGCACCGCCGCGGGCTGCCGGTTCGCGGGCAGCGCACGCACACCAACGCGCGCACCAAGAAGGGCCCGCGCCGGGCCATCGCCGGCAAGAAGAAGCCGGGCAAGAAGTAAGGGCAGTACCTAGTGCCCGGTGCCAAGTGCCAAGGTCACAAGCCTGGGACTTGGAACTGGGCACTTGGTACTCTCATGATCGGCCTGGGCGGCGCGCCCGGGCCGATGACCACTCCGCCGGACGTGCCGGCGGGGAGACGTACCGGAGGCGCGGTAGGCCGCGTACCCCAAACCGGATTTCCGAATGGCCAAGCCGAAGACCGCGGGGCGCCCCAAGACTAAGCGCCACGTCGAGAGCGAGGGCGTCGCCCACATCAAGGCGACGTTCAACAATACCATCGTGAGCATCACCGACATGGCCGGCAACTCGGTCGTGTGGGGAAGCGCGGGCAAGGCGGGCTTCAAGGGCTCCAAGAAGAGCACCCCGTTCGCCGCCACCGTGGCCGCCGAGCAGGCGGCCCGCGAGGCGCTGCAGCTGGGCGTGAAGCGCGTGCACGTGCACGTGCAGGGCCCCGGCAGCGGGCGCGAGTCGGCCATCCAGGCGCTTGCCGCCTCGGGGCTGGGCATCCGCAGCATCCGC contains:
- the rpsM gene encoding 30S ribosomal protein S13, translated to MARIAGVDLPREKRVEIGLTYIFGIGRATSRRILGEAGINPDTRVHALNDEDVNKLRRIIDANIRVEGALRSEVSRNIKRLMDIGSYRGLRHRRGLPVRGQRTHTNARTKKGPRRAIAGKKKPGKK
- the rpsK gene encoding 30S ribosomal protein S11, with the translated sequence MAKPKTAGRPKTKRHVESEGVAHIKATFNNTIVSITDMAGNSVVWGSAGKAGFKGSKKSTPFAATVAAEQAAREALQLGVKRVHVHVQGPGSGRESAIQALAASGLGIRSIRDVTPIPHNGCRPPKKRRV
- the rpmJ gene encoding 50S ribosomal protein L36, with amino-acid sequence MKVRASVKPICEHCKVIKRRGVIRIICKKNPRHKQRQG